A genomic region of Plasmodium malariae genome assembly, chromosome: 14 contains the following coding sequences:
- the PmUG01_14019100 gene encoding conserved Plasmodium protein, unknown function, translated as MENNLNENLGTIKDFSLFKKLKESIIKGSVNELYKILLGSMLENINDSDGNRNHIICNYNYAEAVYFFYVNLIIEKQEFASVFCKDKTETNRLEYIVEHLKGTKLKHEKNLENLKNIITKNIDSCQKCLMIYYLLQKKFIENISLIIKNEETLINFIKREIFKFNFNRIINKITCPKGYDNVDYVVLELMLNGAKVFQVDFNYQLDTSKLNKVNLQLFTEKFLNLDSENIYNIIQKYAAYESLNFFCNLIHSEFKKSKKLLIKVNQKICKLDYCINNENLKVFNKSELEENVSEQNCDSYKNESLNIDKSNNNSFSKDPIPYIYAHIFLLLNHSEVENSLQKVLKEKIILYSLMLNSLRYSDNFIQLIIFKIINSKFINDDDFLNDSNKKLIVSIFSYWVKLSDACIIKMINTSLPSGNISTDKLKTDSSFLKKNFADYDIFKYMQCLICGIYLLSLIKKKKKKESSNLLGQSSVPMNEQSAVFLPKEYNIEHLSLTNFFIDNDGFIHFIGFVFSENKEVINNLFNLIFKLLYFVKNLKFYIIKNVNFKNKYFEEASTFSCINIIYNILDVTKRLLVNSFEIDEYTKNLYKKYLKEKEMTFEHITMYTLSLFINHKDYYICFYAIKVLIILMTDSQIRDSLEKAFIFEIFDSLMSIDLYSEKLKRSEEIKNINNLLFLLIKADIKDNKNTNKSTNIIFSDKQKEFVKYIERICDNDFNLMDLKTMFEFFFVILVKIINIVIKRVQSVLSIEKYKILFMNVYEVVEIFMKELKKDKNKKCRIFFCSSVIYLCHLISYGMYKGKTRSSVPFFNVVFNLIKNVENYLSLMYDDLCTLKDTYEETPEEPVYYSSDSDTKSVKDMHILYFYTTIYNEEMQDDKKVTTSATGGTITNGKNSRINNYHSDSNTNYYYRSDEVPNSDTLNQYRKFMKRNLVKNKENEKVVYNYIYSFFFLCVSNMNKKTKLHIVKSFDLIVKYMIKDEYKINRVKKKSGIFSLPVVIIKDIDNEEKRYNLIIDKYDYILKSFVVDFFKSNRYLCCFLLSVFCFSNTMILFLKKKSFLNDDYSEKLYVLDCFMLINSKTWFYLNVVMECLRKYINKNKVDSFLLRIINLLIENIWKIIIYIFYSVKINTFSIKSKTSSIYIFMRDSLLLFLNFYSTWISCMTDFSSNVNLFSADLMLPELFYKKLPYLCSQILIFFNFIESNLYSLSNNETNISLLIKQKEIMNTILDSMIHLIKVKGSKYYENELNNLIQFKLKLKRIEIPKCIDVLSHSWDYETIFSKAKDDLMNDGGQKNHMFREKLEEAKGSNAVQKDKSSIYFYKNERMEIKGASYIPFITNVNDKTAKHLSEKRYENTGNIIIDDDIRDFYKRSARSVSKSRSPSRNFYSKDKKCKESEENENEMRCNNVTDELKKEAALEKAKKILEKNAALKTQKRAIILNENNSEMNKHQYFKEMKEKRIEVENNVNKYFIMLQEFLEWDFFDLENMEKYRNCIRKEIPIRFNSEEEYHRFFRPMVLEECRCCIMNKMFGDTYKFVINIIGKKKTPNWVIWNIAASNESNTNLDNLKPMDLIVLIPFEIEEKNDLINNNKGTVKYEHLKEILKTYNHLIGLVDVSSNKTENIYDIKLINEDNFPSKLGKEKNRLNVNCLSCNKFHVYFLCNLMTNIREFQSVYISKNSSLFNIILNPTESNNLKETKKKGYYNKAGFHGENKVIDEKKVTLSGLEKYILNTMKSYNLLNESQIEAVKLVFLNKNNISLIQGPPGTGKTKTVIGIVSALYSLINMNNEDKNEKLKKKKDVSHNEQSLSCNKKILVCSPSNSAIDEIAKRILNEGLINFMSIKEQQNCTKHSSSRDNSNFLCNNNSSNMNNKRYKNKMNEKNEKYENNKKNESKDIAVEYNTRNFNIQTITPKCIRIGISKKTHEEIQPISLDYIFNKRKNMEQNLYEVHFNNRKNKLNFSIKAIDHTQRKMHEVRDKLNYNNSKKYCDDYHETKSKTSCEKAENINDFFFEEIVNNVDKKYLEKLLYLFNESYSHYYWSLEKLNSEKKNLEKQKIKLLETDKEVGSFYSNSNKDNMISESEVIFSTLSGSASPVIENLEFEYLVIDEACQCVELSCLIPFRLKIKSIIMVGDPKQLPATTFSEDCRKYGYSRSLFERLLMCNMSSVLLNVQYRMRPEICYFPNKYFYNGLIKNDENLMNRPLFYFHYLNLFGCYKFINIDGIESSTSNKSYINYVEAYFIFRLILYIQNFMTNKNNDNPVPSLYKLSSNFNLKDIGIICPYLSQVHLIRKMFEGYFADNNYPEISTVDAFQGREKNIIIFSCVRSNLQAVEICNNSNEINLKRRNNLALQNWEQNDWDDRELDGLHTRKWLKLKNKNFSNTKDFKAIQKFGNNIGFLKDERRLNVALTRAKDSLWIIGNKSNLEKNITWDSLIKNAIARNCYTNLNLNFNRSTTEDNIKEIIDDFFSHMNNDIRENANCNSIESDINYGICSVSNSEHSTKESRKNNKTLFKERKKFIGIKTANIDLNNDKKNINWNCPSEKEFSFSKVYTDNNNWEYHKTRENGAMENKNYKKKDKKRANEVIKGIELSKKSLKKRKFE; from the exons atggaaaataatttaaatgaaaatttaggAACCATCAAGGACTTTagcttatttaaaaaactaaaaGAATCTATTATAAAAGGCAGTGTTAATGAACTGTACAAAATTTTGTTAGGTTCTAtgttagaaaatataaatgattctGATGGAAATAGAAATCATATAATTTGTAATTATAACTATGCAGAAgctgtttattttttttacgttaATCTAATTATCGAAAAACAGGAATTTGCATCTGTCTTTTGTAAAGATAAAACTGAAACGAATAGACTGGAATACATAGTAGAACATTTAAAAGGAACTAAACTGAagcatgaaaaaaatttggaaaatttaaaaaatatcattactaaaaatatagatagtTGTCAAAAATGTTTAATGATTTACTACCTTTtacaaaagaaatttatagAAAACATTTCTttgattataaaaaatgaagaaacattaataaatttcataaaaagggaaatttttaaatttaattttaatcgaataattaacaaaataacatGTCCTAAAGGTTATGATAATGTTGATTATGTTGTATTAGAGCTCATGCTAAACGGAGCAAAAGTGTTTCAAGTAGACTTTAATTACCAGTTAGATACaagtaaattaaataaagtgAATCTTCAGTTATTTACTGAGAAGTTTTTAAATTTGGATAgcgaaaatatatataatattatacagaAGTACGCAGCTTATGAATCTTTAAATTTCTTTTGCAATCTAATACATAGTGagtttaaaaaaagcaaaaaattattaataaaagttaatcaaaaaatatgtaagcTGGAttattgtataaataatgaaaatttaaaggTATTTAATAAATCTGAACTGGAAGAAAATGTATCTGAACAAAATTGTGatagttataaaaatgaaagtttaaatattgataaaagtaataataatagttttaGCAAGGATCCTATTCCTTATATTTATGCGCacatatttcttcttttaaatcATAGTGAAGTGGAAAATAGCTTACAAAAGGttctaaaagaaaaaatcataCTCTACTCCTTAATGTTAAACTCCTTAAGGTATTCAGATAATTTTATTCAgctaataatatttaaaattattaattctaAATTTATCAATGATgatgattttttaaatgattcaaataaaaaattaatagttTCTATATTTTCCTACTGGGTTAAGCTATCAGATGCgtgtattattaaaatgattAACACGAGTTTGCCTTCAGGAAATATTTCTACTGATAAATTGAAAACAGACAGttcttttctaaaaaaaaattttgcagactatgatatttttaaatatatgcagTGCTTAATTTGTGGAATATACTTATTATCgctaattaaaaaaaaaaaaaaaaaggagtcATCAAATTTGTTAGGACAGTCCAGTGTACCAATGAATGAACAGAGCGCAGTTTTTCTTccaaaagaatataatatagaacATCTGTCCTTaaccaatttttttattgacaATGATGgctttatacattttataggGTTTGTATTTtcagaaaataaagaagtaattaataatttatttaatttaatttttaaacttttgtattttgtgaaaaatttaaaattttacattattaagaatgtaaattttaaaaataaatattttgaagaaGCATCCACGTTTTcatgcataaatattatatataacattctTGACGTAACGAAAAGGTTACTTGTAAATTCTTTTGAAATTGatgaatatacaaaaaatttatataaaaaatatttaaaagaaaaagaaatgacTTTTGAACATATAACCATGTACACACTGTCCTTATTTATTAATCACAAggattattatatttgtttttatgcaATTAAG GTTTTAATAATTCTCATGACTGATTCTCAAATTCGTGATTCTTTGGAAAaagcatttatttttgaaatttttgaTTCATTAATGAGCATAGATTTGTATAGTGAAAAGTTGAAAAGGAgtgaagaaataaagaacataaataacttgctatttcttttaattaagGCAGATATAaaggataataaaaatacaaacaagtcaacaaatataatatttagtGATAAGCAAAAagaatttgtaaaatatattgagcGTATTTGTGACAatgattttaatttaatgGATTTAAAAACCATGTTtgagtttttttttgtcatacttgttaaaataattaatattgttataaaaaGAGTACAGTCGGTTTTATcgatagaaaaatataaaattttatttatgaatgttTATGAAGTTGttgaaatttttatgaaagaattaaaaaaagataaaaataaaaaatgtagaatatttttttgttcatcagttatttatttatgccACCTAATTTCATATGGTATGTATAAAGGAAAGACACGTTCAtctgttcctttttttaatgttgtttttaatttaataaaaaatgttgaaaattatttatcattaatGTATGACGATTTATGTACTCTTAAGGATACATACGAGGAAACACCTGAGGAACCAGTATATTACAGTAGTGACAGTGACACGAAAAGTGTAAAagatatgcatattttatatttttatactactatatataatgaGGAAATGCAGGATGATAAGAAGGTTACCACGTCTGCAACAGGTGGTACTATAACAAACGGTAAAAACAGTAGAATTAATAATTACCACAGTGACAGTAAtactaattattattataggaGTGACGAGGTCCCTAATTCGGATACTTTAAACCAATATAGAAAGTTTATGAAAAGGAATCTagtgaaaaataaagaaaacgaaaaagttgtttataattacatatattcatttttttttctgtgtgTAAGCAATATGAATAAGAAAACGAAGTTGCATATTGTAAAATCTTTTGACTtaattgttaaatatatgattaaggatgaatataaaataaatagggTTAAGAAGAAAAGTGGTATTTTTTCCTTACctgttgttattattaagGATATagataatgaagaaaaaaggtataacttaattattgataaatatgattatatattaaaaagttttgtagttgatttttttaaatcgaATAGATATTTATgctgttttttattatcggTATTTTGTTTTAGTAACAcaatgattttatttttaaaaaaaaagagtttcTTAAATGATGACTATAGTGAGAAGTTATATGTATTAGACTGCtttatgttaataaattCGAAAACCTGGTTTTACTTGAATGTTGTAATGGAATGTTtgcgtaaatatataaataaaaataaagttgaTAGTTTCTTGTTAcgaattattaatttattaattgaaaatatatggaagatcatcatatatatattttatagcgttaaaataaatactttttcaataaaatcaaaaacatctagtatatatatttttatgagagattcacttttattatttttaaatttttattccaCATGGATTTCATGTATGACAGACTTTTCATCAAATGTAAACTTGTTTTCTGCTGATCTTATGTTACCAGAGTTATTCTACAAGAAGTTACCTTATTTATGCTCTCAAATATTAAtcttctttaattttattgaatCTAATTTGTATTCTCTGAGTAATAATGAAACTAATATATCACTGTTAATAAAGCAGAAAGAAATTATGAATACCATTTTAGATTCAATgatacatttaataaaagttaAAGGTTCCAAGTATTACGAAAATGAACTAAATAACCTTAttcaatttaaattaaaattaaagagGATAGAAATCCCGAAATGTATAGATGTATTATCACATTCGTGGGACTATGAAACGATTTTTAGCAAAGCAAAAGATGATCTAATGAATGATGGAGGACAAAAAAATCATATGTTCAGGGAGAAATTAGAAGAAGCAAAAGGGAGCAATGCTGTCCAAAAGGATAAGtcaagtatatatttttataaaaatgaaagaatggAAATTAAGGGGG CCAGTTATATACCTTTTATTACAAACGTGAATGATAAAACAGCAAAGCATTTATCGGAAAAGAGGTATGAAAATACTGGGAACATCATTATAGATGATGATATAAGGGATTTTTATAAGAGATCAGCAAGATCTGTCTCCAAGTCCCGTTCTCCTTCgagaaatttttattcaaaagataaaaaatgcaaagaaagtgaagaaaatgaaaacgAGATGAGATGTAATAATGTAACtgatgaattaaaaaaagaagccgCTTTAGAGAAGgctaaaaaaattttagaaaaaaatgctGCATTGAAAACGCAAAAGAGAGCAATAATATTGAATGAAAATAACTCAGAAATGAACAAACAccaatattttaaagaaatgaAAGAGAAAAGAATTGAAGTTgaaaataatgttaataaatatttcataatgCTACAAGAGTTTCTGGAGTGGGATTTTTTTGATTTGGagaatatggaaaaatacCGAAATTGCATAAGGAAAGAAATTCCTATACGTTTTAATAGCGAAGAAGAATATCATAG GTTTTTTAGACCAATGGTTTTAGAAGAGTGTAGATGCTGcattatgaataaaatgtTTGGTGATACGtataaatttgttataaatattatagggaaaaaaaaaacaccaAATTGGGTGATATGGAATATAGCTGCATCTAATGAAAGTAATACTAACCTTGATAATTTAAAACCAATGGATTTGATAGTTTTAATTCCATTtgaaatagaagaaaaaaatgatttaataaataataacaaaggAACTGTTAAATATGAgcatttaaaagaaattttgaAAACATATAATCATCTTATTGGATTAGTAGATGTTTCATCGAATAAAAcggaaaatatttatgatattaaattaattaacgAAGATAATTTCCCGTCAAAATTAggtaaggaaaaaaatagattaaaTGTAAATTGCCTTTCTTGTAATAAATTTCATGTCTATTTTTTGTGTAACTTAATGACAAATATAAGGGAATTTCAGAgcgtatatataagtaaaaactcttctttatttaatataattctgAATCCTACTGAGTCTAATAATTTGAAGGAAACCAAAAAAAAGGGATACTACAATAAAGCTGGTTTTCATGGGGAAAATAAGGTAATTGATGAAAAGAAAGTAACCTTATCAGGTTTGGAAAAGTACATATTAAATACTATGAAAAGCTACAATTTACTAAATGAATCCCAAATTGAAGCTGTTAAATTagtatttttaaacaaaaataatatatcctTAATACAAGGACCACCAGGTACTGGTAAAACAAAAACCGTTATTGGAATAGTGTCTGCCTTGTATTCCTtaattaatatgaataatgaagataaaaatgaaaaactaaaaaaaaaaaaagatgtttCTCACAACGAACAAAGTTTAtcttgtaataaaaaaattttagtttGTTCCCCATCGAATTCTGCAATAGATGAAATTGCTAAAAGAATTCTGAATGAAGGTCTAATAAACTTTATGAGTATAAAAGAACAACAAAATTGTACTAAACACAGTAGCAGTAGAGACAACAGCAATTTTTTATGCAATAACAATTCAagtaatatgaataataaaagatataagaataaaatgaatgagaaaaatgagaaatatgaaaacaataaaaagaatgaatCAAAAGATATTGCTGTAGAGTACAATACTAGGAACTTTAATATACAGACAATTACTCCTAAATGCATTCGAATAGGAATATCGAAAAAAACCCATGAAGAAATACAACCTATTTCATTagattacatatttaataaacgaaaaaatatgGAACAAAACTTATATGAAgttcattttaataataggaaaaataagttaaattTTTCTATCAAAGCCATAGATCATACTCAACGGAAAATGCATGAAGTAAGAgacaaattaaattataataattctaaaaaatattgtgaTGATTATCATGAAACAAAATCGAAAACATCATGTGAGAAGGCTGAAAACATAAATGATTTCTTTTTTGAAGAAATTGTAAATAAtgttgataaaaaatatttggaaaaattattgtatttatttaatgaatcaTATTCTCATTATTATTGGAGtttggaaaaattaaattctgaaaagaagaatttggaaaaacaaaaaataaaattgttagAAACAGATAAAGAAGTTGGTTCTTTTTATTCCAACAGTAATAAGGATAATATGATATCAGAAAGTGAAGTAATATTTAGTACTCTATCAGGAAGTGCATCGCCAGTAATTGAAAATTTagaatttgaatatttagtAATAGATGAAGCATGTCAATGTGTGGAATTGAGTTGTTTAATACCTTTTAggctaaaaataaaaagtattattatgGTAGGTGATCCGAAGCAATTACCTGCTACCACATTTTCTGAAGATTGTAGAAAATATGGGTACAGTAGATCGTTATTTGAAAGGTTATTAATGTGTAATATGTCTAGTGTTTTACTTAATGTTCAGTATCGTATGAGACCAGAAATTTGTTATTTCCCGAATAAGTACTTTTATAATggtttaattaaaaatgatgaaaatttaatgaacagaccattattttattttcattatttaaatttatttggaTGTTATAAGTTTATTAATATTGATGGAATAGAATCAAGTACAAGTAATAAgtcttatattaattatgtggaagcttattttatattccggttaatattatatattcagaaTTTTATGacgaataaaaataatgataatccAGTACCAAGTTTGTATAAATTGTCttctaattttaatttaaaggATATAGGTATTATTTGTCCCTACCTATCTCAAGTACACCtaattagaaaaatgttTGAAGGTTATTTTGCAGACAATAATTATCCCGAAATATCAACAGTTGATGCATTTCAAGGAAgagagaaaaatattataattttttcatgtgTACGATCGAATCTTCAAGCAGTGgaaatttgtaataatagtaatgaaataaatttaaaaagaagaaataatttaGCTCTTCAAAATTGGGAGCAGAACGATTGGGATGATCGAGAACTGGATGGATTACATACCAGAAAATGGCTGAAGTTAAAAAACAAGAATTTTTCTAATACTAAAGATTTTAAAGCGATACAGAAATTTGGAAATAACATAGGTTTTTTAAAGGATGAAAGAAGATTGAATGTAGCTCTTACAAGAGCTAAGGATTCTTTATGGATAATTGGAAATAAGAgcaatttagaaaaaaatattacctgggattctttaataaaaaatgcaatTGCAAGAAACTGttatacaaatttaaatttaaattttaatagaaGTACTACGGAAGAtaacataaaagaaataattgatgattttttttcccatatgAATAATGATATAAGAGAAAATGCAAATTGTAACAGTATTGAGAGTGATATAAATTACGGAATATGTAGTGTTTCCAATTCAGAACATAGTACAAAGGAatcaagaaaaaataataaaacgttatttaaagaaagaaaaaaatttattggaATAAAAACAGCTAATATagatttaaataatgataagaaaaatattaattggAATTGCCCATCTGAAAAAGAATTTAGTTTCAGCAAAGTTTATactgataataataattggGAGTACCATAAAACTAGGGAAAATGGAGCTatggaaaacaaaaattataaaaaaaaagacaaaaagaGAGCAAACGAGGTTATTAAAGGAATAGAACTAAGTAAAAAATCTTTAAAGAAGAGGAAGTTCGAATAA